Below is a genomic region from Ziziphus jujuba cultivar Dongzao chromosome 7, ASM3175591v1.
TTAGAATCAAAACCAAGTGCATGTATTAATAACCAAGAACCTTCAGCTTCAACATGGGAAGCTGCAGAGAAGCTGGTTTTAGAAGGAATGGAGAAGGAGAAAAATATGCCAATTATCTGGGAGCCTCGTTTAGTGAGAGAGCTAAATGGTGTGGAAGTTGTAGGCATTGCATGTGGACTTGATCATTCATTAGTTCTTTGCGGTAAGTGGTATATCTGTGTGCATTCATTTGCACTGACAGATATAAATATGCATGTACTGATTTTTGTTCTAATTGCTCGGTTTCAGGGAATGGAACTCTGTTAAGCTGCGGAAGCAACATATATGGTCAGTTGGGAAGATCAAAACAAGATTTGGGAATGTTACCTGTTGACATAAGCTTCCATCCTATCACTGTAGCATCAGGCCTTGGCCATTCATTGGCAATATGCCGGGTTGCATCATCAGATGCTACTGGTGATGATGCCAGAAGCATTGTTACATGGGGATGGAATCAAAGTTCTCAGCTTGGAAGGGTGGGGCCAGAAAACATTCCATTGATGGTCGAAGGTTTGGAAGAAGAAATTCCTATATCAGTGTCAGGGGGACGCGTACATTCTACTGCTTTGACCTCTAGGGGAGAAGTGTTTGTTTGGGGTTGTGGCAAGAATGGAAGGCTTGGGTTAGGCAGCTCCTATGATGAACCTGAACCCATTTTGCTAGATTGTTTAGAAGGTTCTGAAGTTTTACAAGTAGTGTCAGGCTTTGATCATAATCTAGTTCTAATTGCTGAATAATGTTGGCTCGAACCTACTAATCCCAATTGCATTATTACAGTTGCTATGCTTACGCAATTGCTGTTCTAGCTTCTTGTGTTTTTTGTACGGTTGgtatatacttttattttgtttgtttaggTAAATTTACGCTTGGTATATGTTTGTGAGCTTTAGTAGTTATATTTTTCCATGTTACATGAAAAAACGAGCTATGGAGTAAGGACCTGCTGTACCGCTATGTGTGAGATCTTCTTCTCTTGTTTCCCTTACGAATTTTACCATGGGCTGTGTGTTTCTTCatcttgatattttatttttttagactttttttatttcttttttctggaaatttgtaatttaatatGCTAATATgattatctttaattttaatttttttattcaaaaattcaGTATTGCGCAAATTGTGTCTAAGTTCATGTTAATATTCTCCTTGCAATCCGTAAAGACAATCAGAGTCTTGCTATGGAAAGTAGCACTATGAGTAAAAAAGttgataaatcaataaataaataataaaagaccaTGATTAACCTAAATATATTTGAGTAGGTTGGGTGCATGCTTGTCGGAAAATGAATTTGGAGAGGGGCAATGTACATATGCATATGAAGTCACCGTTGTAAGGTTATCTGTTCCTTCTTGCAGATATCATATTGAAAAGaaaactacttttttttattttattgtgcaTTAAATGCAATATATtacaatttcaaactcaaataaattgtCAAGCATTTTCTTTCCTTaagcatttgttttcttcttcttattgtttCCTCAAGAAACTCCTGCGACTTGACCAGGAAGTATAGAGAGACAGTATTTCAACAACAATGGCTATACACAAATTACATCTTGAATTTTGGGACTTCTAGACAATTAACACGGTGGAAGATCCTTAGGTGGAGGCATAACAGTTTGATCTGACCCCGATCCATCTTCCACAACAAATGCAGTTTTCAATCCCCACCCAGTGTGCAGCTCCAAATGACAATGCATGAACCAAACGCCTTAAACAATGAgacaaaaatattagtaaaactTCATTAAATTCAAGGATTTTTTGCTTGCTGTTAACTAAAATGGacattattcttaaaaatcatTATAACGTCATGTTGAAGAACATGAAAAATTCTATGCTTAAAAGAAACTTTGAATTACCTGGATTATCAGCTCTAAACCGAATGGCAGTCCAACCACCCGTTGGAACTCCAACTGTATTTCTTTCAATAGGATCAACCAAATTGTATTTAGCAGGGTCCTTGGCAGGATCAAAATTTCCAATACCCGTTCCAACCACAAAGAAGTTATATCCATGTAGATGGAAAGGATGTGACTCCACAGTCAGAAGATTAGTATCCTGCAAAACCAGCTCAACTGTTGAATTAAAGGCAAGCTTGCTAAGCCTTGTGCCAGTCAATGTGCCAAGATTGGCCGTTAGTGGTGCACCAGTATAGTTGAAAGTAGTTTGTGGCCGGTCAGGAAAATCAGTCCTATAAACCCCTTTGATGTTGAAGTAATGAGCTTGAAGAAGACCAATTTTGGGCATCTCAAAAGAGATATTGTTCAAGGAAGCAACAAGTCGTGTTCCATTAACACAAGTTGGACAAGGATCTTTTCCAAAACCAACAGTGTAAAAGAGGTTCCTATCGACTTTGAGAGGAACATTTGCAGGAAACTGTTGAGAGTCCAAACTTCTGAGTTTCTTGTTGTAGCTTAAAGCAAATTTCGTGTCATTAGGATTAGGCAATTGGGGTAAAACTGGAAGAACAGTGTTTGGGATCCCTCTGTATTGGACTATACCTGTGGCTGTTTTGTTGTCTACTGAGAGTGGAACATCCAAGAAAGGCCTAGCAGCCATGAAGTATCTACCAGGAACTTGATTGGCTTTGAGAAGTACGTTTGTGGTCTGGCCAGGTGCTATCAGTATAGATTGAGTGGTGAATGGCTTTGTGTAAACTGCATCAACTTCCACAACTGTCAAGTTGTGGCCAGCGATGCCGAAGAAAAGTTCATCATTTAGGGCTGCATTTATGATTCTCAGAAGGTATGTCTTTCCCTGCTCAACCTCCATTGCAAAAGTATCTGAAAGAACGAAAATTGAAGAAATCCACACTCAACTTGATGTTGTTTAAGTGATAAActttctaattaatatataacatGCTCAAAAAGTGTTGTTGAGCTATGTTACTCACGTTTCTCAGAGCATGGAAAGAGCGGTCCTGGCTTGCCATTTATCGTGTGTGCATCTGATGTATTCGGTGGCAAACCATTCTTGTTTCCTTGCTTCTCAACCTCCTCCACATCAATATGCCACCATTCTCCTATATGTCATacaaattttgaacttttagaAATGGTCTGAGTTTTGATGAATATGCCAAGcaccaagaaaataaaagatgTCTTGTAACTCACCTAGCAGAATTTCAGTTTCTCTATCTGGCTGTGGGAAAGGAAATGGGGTTCCTTGTTTGGGCATAATGACAATAGCACCGTGGACTGTTGCCCTTAGCCAAAGAATATGTGCATGCCACCACAGTGTTCCTCTTTGTCCTGTTACGTTGAAGCCATATGTATAGCTACTTCCTGTCTGAATTGGACACTGTGTTACATAAGCTGGTCCGTCCGCCCAACCATTTCGATACTGCTTCAATCCATGCCTATAAGAATAACCAAATGAGGTTCAAAGATGATTTTTTTCACCATGAATCCTAAAAATCTacaggtccatatcggcttctgCATTTAATTGACAATGATAGGTAGTCTACAACAGCAGTCCATCTTATTCATGAAAGCTTAGGCAGCAGggtgaaaaattaatatgtccTGCATTCATTGGCTCTGTATATCAAAAGCTATTTCGGTTTCTTACCAGTGAATTGACATGTTATATTGTGCATGGTTTGTGACATTGACAAGAACTCTGTCTCCTTCTCTCACATATATGGTAGGCCCTGGAAACCTCCCATTTACAGTTACAATCGGTTTTGCATGACACAATCTGCTCACATTCTTCACTTGAATCTGGAATATtaacacaaaaaattaaaaaaatgtcatCAAACGGAGAACCAAAAgacttcctcttttttttttctttttttttccctttttacttTCAATATGCTTAGTTTGACTGTTGCATGTAATTATTAACGCTTCAAAACAACTCACATCAAACTGGTATTTCTTTGTAGCAGCTTCAGCAGAAAAAAAGACCGAGCCTAGAATTAAGCCAAAGAAAACGAAGCTTAATCTTTGAAACATTCTGTCCCAGCTAGCCATTTTATTCTGGAAAACCACTTTAGTTGTAGAGTTGGATGTGGATGAGGCATGGATATGAAGAGGTCAGGTATTTATATGAATGCTAATAGCTGATTAAGTATAGTGTAACAGTTTGTTTAACAAGCAGTGGCTGATAATTAGGTAAGAACGATGGTAGGGTTGTACATATCAAAACTTGTAAGCAAAATATTGACAGGGACTTCATGGCCCTTTTGACTAACTTAGAGGCTGAGATTGCTAAACCCCAGATGAATATTTCAGAAACCTCAGAGtagtatattttatatttttcaatatgtaaTATATGTTGGACAAATGACTTGGAATTTGAAAGGTACATTGGGCCAACCAAACCCCAAAAATGAGCCGCTAAGCTTTATCTTCAAGGAAAAGGAATGCCTTTTAAGATGATATTGCCAAGAAGCATACGAGAAAACATTCTCTCTCTTTGTATAAATGTCTCTGTGTGTGCGAATGAAAATGCTATACTTCTGCTACGCTTTTATGGGTCAGATGTCATTCTCAAAAGGACTATTATTAAGTAGATCGATGCCCGAATAATCCTTGGAATATCGTATATAAACTTTTACACTATGATTGTTTGCTTGTATGAacataagattatatatatatgaaagaaatAACTTGTAAGCTACTGTGTATTTTCTTTGTGCGTTGATTCATGGTTGTTTTGCCTTTTTTTGGGCTCGTAT
It encodes:
- the LOC107424673 gene encoding laccase-11, translated to MASWDRMFQRLSFVFFGLILGSVFFSAEAATKKYQFDIQVKNVSRLCHAKPIVTVNGRFPGPTIYVREGDRVLVNVTNHAQYNMSIHWHGLKQYRNGWADGPAYVTQCPIQTGSSYTYGFNVTGQRGTLWWHAHILWLRATVHGAIVIMPKQGTPFPFPQPDRETEILLGEWWHIDVEEVEKQGNKNGLPPNTSDAHTINGKPGPLFPCSEKHTFAMEVEQGKTYLLRIINAALNDELFFGIAGHNLTVVEVDAVYTKPFTTQSILIAPGQTTNVLLKANQVPGRYFMAARPFLDVPLSVDNKTATGIVQYRGIPNTVLPVLPQLPNPNDTKFALSYNKKLRSLDSQQFPANVPLKVDRNLFYTVGFGKDPCPTCVNGTRLVASLNNISFEMPKIGLLQAHYFNIKGVYRTDFPDRPQTTFNYTGAPLTANLGTLTGTRLSKLAFNSTVELVLQDTNLLTVESHPFHLHGYNFFVVGTGIGNFDPAKDPAKYNLVDPIERNTVGVPTGGWTAIRFRADNPGVWFMHCHLELHTGWGLKTAFVVEDGSGSDQTVMPPPKDLPPC
- the LOC107424661 gene encoding ultraviolet-B receptor UVR8 isoform X2, coding for MLRAVLEERKAVHVVFQSFRRWMTNSAGTGRRCAVMSFGDGSHGALGLPTSLTGVGTDSYEPTRVPGLPSDVTSVSAGHYHSLAVTSQGAVWAWGRDFEGQLGRGGPSPRESWNEPKQVAGLDQVRVRAAFASGVVSAAIGDDGSLWVWGKSKRGQLGLGKEVIEAVLPSKVEALADEKIVKVSFGWGHTLAQTNDGKLFGWGYSADGRIGGIAETLETSPLESKPSACINNQEPSASTWEAAEKLVLEGMEKEKNMPIIWEPRLVRELNGVEVVGIACGLDHSLVLCGNGTLLSCGSNIYGQLGRSKQDLGMLPVDISFHPITVASGLGHSLAICRVASSDATGDDARSIVTWGWNQSSQLGRVGPENIPLMVEGLEEEIPISVSGGRVHSTALTSRGEVFVWGCGKNGRLGLGSSYDEPEPILLDCLEGSEVLQVVSGFDHNLVLIAE
- the LOC107424661 gene encoding ultraviolet-B receptor UVR8 isoform X1 — protein: MLRAVLEERKAVHVVFQSFRRWMTNSAGTGRRCAVMSFGDGSHGALGLPTSLTGVGTDSYEPTRVPGLPSDVTSVSAGHYHSLAVTSQGAVWAWGRDFEGQLGRGGPSPRFFCWHLVRRESWNEPKQVAGLDQVRVRAAFASGVVSAAIGDDGSLWVWGKSKRGQLGLGKEVIEAVLPSKVEALADEKIVKVSFGWGHTLAQTNDGKLFGWGYSADGRIGGIAETLETSPLESKPSACINNQEPSASTWEAAEKLVLEGMEKEKNMPIIWEPRLVRELNGVEVVGIACGLDHSLVLCGNGTLLSCGSNIYGQLGRSKQDLGMLPVDISFHPITVASGLGHSLAICRVASSDATGDDARSIVTWGWNQSSQLGRVGPENIPLMVEGLEEEIPISVSGGRVHSTALTSRGEVFVWGCGKNGRLGLGSSYDEPEPILLDCLEGSEVLQVVSGFDHNLVLIAE